The following coding sequences lie in one Desulfitibacter alkalitolerans DSM 16504 genomic window:
- a CDS encoding HEPN domain-containing protein produces the protein MDKVNIVKGWLDFANKDISCAKHLLGMRPVPLEIICYHSEQAAEEAVKGFLIYHNVEPPRTYDLEMLCRMCMDIDNTFDKLIEPCGRLARYGEQIYPLEMQISHNDMRTAIADADHVMEFVLQRLQLAEEISPDDDRQKDQQEKTAGQQLT, from the coding sequence ATGGACAAAGTCAATATAGTCAAAGGATGGCTTGATTTTGCAAATAAAGATATCAGCTGCGCAAAGCATCTCCTGGGTATGCGTCCGGTTCCATTGGAAATCATCTGCTATCACAGCGAACAGGCAGCCGAAGAAGCGGTAAAAGGTTTTCTTATATACCATAATGTCGAACCGCCCCGTACTTACGACTTAGAAATGTTATGCCGTATGTGCATGGATATTGACAATACTTTTGATAAGTTGATTGAGCCTTGTGGAAGACTTGCTAGATATGGCGAGCAGATATATCCTTTAGAGATGCAAATTTCACACAACGATATGAGAACAGCCATTGCTGATGCTGATCATGTAATGGAATTTGTACTTCAAAGGCTTCAGCTTGCCGAGGAAATTTCACCGGATGACGATAGGCAAAAAGACCAGCAAGAAAAAACAGCAGGGCAGCAACTAACGTAA